In Colias croceus chromosome 12, ilColCroc2.1, one genomic interval encodes:
- the LOC123696060 gene encoding SUMO-conjugating enzyme UBC9-A, with protein MSGIASARLAEERKAWRKDHPFGFVARPMKNPDGSLNLMTWECAIPGKKGTPWEGGLYKLRMIFKDDYPSSPPKCKFEPPLFHPNVYPSGTVCLSLLDEEKDWRPAITIKQILLGIQDLLNEPNVKDPAQAEAYTIYCQNRLEYDKRVRAQARAMAATE; from the exons ATGTCGGGTATTGCGAGTGCTCGTCTCGCGGAAGAAAGAAAAGCTTGGCGTAAGGACCATCCCTTT GGGTTTGTTGCAAGACCTATGAAAAACCCTGACGGCTCACTAAACTTAATGACATGGGAATGTGCGATTCCAGGAAAAAAAGGG ACACCCTGGGAAGGTGGACTGTACAAGCTGCGAATGATCTTCAAAGATGATTACCCCTCTAGTCCACCAAAATGCAAATTTGAACCCCCTCTGTTCCACCCAAATGTCTACCCTTCTGGAACTGTTTGCCTTTCGTTACTTGATGAAGAAAAGGACTGGCGCCCAGCGATAACAATCAAACAGATTCTACTTGGTATTCAAGACCTTCTTAATGAGCCAAATGTCAAAGATCCTGCACAGGCTGAAGCTTACACAATCTATTG tcaaAACCGGCTAGAATATGACAAGAGAGTAAGGGCACAAGCACGTGCAATGGCTGCCACTGaataa